The following nucleotide sequence is from Basilea psittacipulmonis DSM 24701.
AATTGCAGGAAGAAGTAACCAGCATTTAACGAGCGTGGATGCTAACCAATTAGCGAATGATACGGCTGATGAGATTGGCGGTTATGGACCACTACGTGAGTTAATGGAAGACGATACGGTCAATGATATTCTTGTCAATGGTCCAGATGATGTGTGGGTTGAGCGTGCTGGCTTACTCCAAAAAACAGATAAAAATTTTGTAAGTAATGAACAATTAACCGATATTGCTAAAAGAATGGTCAGTAGTGTGGGTCGTCGCATTGATAATGCCATGCCTTTGTGTGACTCACGTTTGCCAGACGGTAGTCGTTTGAATGTCGTGATTCCACCTATTGCGATTGATGGTACGTCGATTTCTATCCGTAAATTTAGTAAGAATAAGAAGACATTAGAAGAATTGGTGAATTTTGGCTCAATGACGCTTGAAATGGCCAACTTTTTGATTATTGCATCGCGATGCCGAGTGAATATTATTGTTTCAGGTGGAACGGGTTCAGGTAAAACAACTTTGTTAAACGCTTTATCTTCTTATATTTCACCAACCGAACGGGTCATTACTTTAGAGGATACGGCAGAATTACGTTTGGATCAGCCTCACGTTGTCCGTTTGGAAACCCGTAATGCTGGGGTAGAAGGAACAGGCGAAGTTTCGATGCAGGCATTGGTGATTAATGCGTTACGGATGCGTCCTGAAAGGATTATTATCGGTGAGTGTCGTGGTCCAGAAGCCTTCCAAATGCTACAGGCAATGAACACAGGACACGATGGTTCTATGTCCACTTTGCACGCCAATAGTCCTCGTGATGCCATCAGTCGTTTAGAGTCGATGGTCATGATGGCTAATGCTAACTTACCGATGGAAGCGATTCGTCGTAATATTTCTTCGGCGGTAAATATTATCGTTCAAGCATCTCGTTTAAACGATGGCTCACGTAAAGTCACCAATATTACTGAAGTGATGGGGATGGAGTCAGGTAACGTGATCTTACAAGATATTTTTACTTTCCAAGCCAGTAAATATCGAGATGAAAAAGGT
It contains:
- a CDS encoding CpaF family protein, producing MLTKEQRIFFRNELLSNLDIDRLDDLSSDRERMINELLQEVYRIAGRSNQHLTSVDANQLANDTADEIGGYGPLRELMEDDTVNDILVNGPDDVWVERAGLLQKTDKNFVSNEQLTDIAKRMVSSVGRRIDNAMPLCDSRLPDGSRLNVVIPPIAIDGTSISIRKFSKNKKTLEELVNFGSMTLEMANFLIIASRCRVNIIVSGGTGSGKTTLLNALSSYISPTERVITLEDTAELRLDQPHVVRLETRNAGVEGTGEVSMQALVINALRMRPERIIIGECRGPEAFQMLQAMNTGHDGSMSTLHANSPRDAISRLESMVMMANANLPMEAIRRNISSAVNIIVQASRLNDGSRKVTNITEVMGMESGNVILQDIFTFQASKYRDEKGKIVGEFINHGLITRSAVWQNAQVFKLSDEIKSIFRSVEEE